TTCAAGGGGAAGCGTTGTTTCCCTGATTGGTCCCTCGGGAAGCGGTAAGAGCACGTTTCTGCGCTGCATAAACGGATTGGAACCGTTTCAAAGAGGAAGCATATCCGTTAACGGCCAAACATTATACGGTGTGAAAGAGCAAGAGTATCACTCCGCTACGGTTAAACGTGCGATAAAAAATGTACGATGCAAGGTAGGGATGGTTTTTCAGCAATTCAATCTCTTTCCTCATATTTCCGTGCTTCAGAATATCATAAAGGCCCCGGTGCTTGTCTTGGGAATTGATCGGGCAAAAGCAGAGTCTCAGGCGGTCTCTTTGCTTAAGAAAGTGCGACTGGAAGAAAAGGCTAAAAAGTATCCCGGGGAGTTATCTGGAGGGGAACAGCAGCGTGTTGCTATCGCCCGCGCCCTGGCAATGAATCCCGAAGTAATGCTTTTTGATGAACCGACATCTTCTCTTGACCCTGAAATGATTGAAGAGGTGCTTCAGGTAATTAGGGACCTTGTTTCGGGAGGGATGACCACAATAATTGCAACGCATGAGATGGGATTTGCAAAAGATGTTTCGTCTCAGGTGCTGTTTCTTGAAAAGGGAAGTTTTGTGGAATGCGGAAGTCCGGACGAGATTTTCTATC
The DNA window shown above is from Candidatus Brocadiaceae bacterium and carries:
- a CDS encoding amino acid ABC transporter ATP-binding protein — translated: MINIRNVFKQFNLQPLFNGLNLNVSRGSVVSLIGPSGSGKSTFLRCINGLEPFQRGSISVNGQTLYGVKEQEYHSATVKRAIKNVRCKVGMVFQQFNLFPHISVLQNIIKAPVLVLGIDRAKAESQAVSLLKKVRLEEKAKKYPGELSGGEQQRVAIARALAMNPEVMLFDEPTSSLDPEMIEEVLQVIRDLVSGGMTTIIATHEMGFAKDVSSQVLFLEKGSFVECGSPDEIFYHPKNDRTKAYLNRFMK